A window of the Butyricimonas virosa genome harbors these coding sequences:
- the rfbF gene encoding glucose-1-phosphate cytidylyltransferase, with protein sequence MKAVILAGGFGTRLSEVTNLLPKPMVEIGGKPILWHIMKTYSHYGINDFIICCGYKQYIIKEYFANYFCHNCDMTVNLSDNSTEILDNHSENWRVTMIDTGLHTMTGSRIKRIQKYIGNERFLLTYGDGVSDINIADVIVQHENNGAILTLTAYMPTGKFGALDIDKTSNRVRSFQEKPKGDGNWVNAGYFVCEPEVFEYIPDGQDFISFEKEPLEQIAKNGGMFAYKHTGFWRPMDVLKDNRDLNELWDKGEAPWKVW encoded by the coding sequence ATGAAAGCTGTAATTTTAGCTGGGGGTTTTGGAACACGATTAAGTGAAGTTACAAATTTGCTTCCTAAGCCGATGGTCGAAATAGGAGGGAAACCTATTTTATGGCATATCATGAAAACCTATAGTCATTATGGTATTAACGATTTTATTATTTGTTGTGGCTATAAACAATATATCATTAAGGAGTATTTTGCAAATTATTTTTGTCATAATTGTGATATGACTGTAAATCTGTCTGATAATAGTACTGAAATTTTGGATAATCATTCCGAGAATTGGAGAGTTACAATGATCGACACTGGTTTGCACACAATGACAGGTAGTCGAATAAAACGAATTCAAAAATATATAGGCAATGAGCGATTTCTGTTAACATATGGCGATGGTGTATCAGATATTAATATTGCAGATGTTATTGTGCAACATGAAAACAATGGAGCGATCTTAACTTTGACGGCCTATATGCCTACTGGTAAATTTGGAGCACTAGATATTGATAAAACTTCTAATCGGGTCAGGTCTTTTCAAGAAAAACCTAAAGGTGATGGTAATTGGGTAAATGCAGGATATTTTGTTTGTGAACCTGAAGTCTTTGAATATATACCTGATGGACAGGATTTTATTAGTTTTGAAAAAGAACCATTAGAGCAAATTGCAAAAAATGGCGGAATGTTTGCTTATAAGCATACTGGATTTTGGAGACCGATGGATGTGCTAAAAGATAATAGGGATCTTAATGAATTGTGGGATAAAGGAGAGGCTCCTTGGAAGGTTTGGTAA
- a CDS encoding transketolase family protein: protein MRTAFIDQLVKEARINDKIFLLVGDLGYNVVEPFADEFPDRFRNVGIAEQNMAGVAAGLSMVGYNVYIYSIGNFPTLRCIEQIRNDIAYYKGNVKIVSVGAGYAYGSQGVSHHATEELGMMRSIPNIVVCSPCDPIEARCITMISANYDGPMYLRLGKAGEVVIHEQFVQDLNIGDILPVLKTDGTEKVILSSGSILGDALKSAKEKGVDIYSIPFVKPLNKCQMVDIANRYSDITILEENQKSCGVGSAVIEVISDLYCTGEIHRFPKIKRIAIEDQFYHLSGSQSYLRKQAGLVL from the coding sequence ATGAGAACAGCTTTTATAGATCAATTAGTGAAAGAGGCTCGTATTAACGATAAGATTTTTTTGTTAGTGGGAGATTTGGGCTATAATGTAGTAGAGCCTTTTGCTGACGAGTTTCCCGATCGATTTAGAAATGTTGGAATTGCAGAGCAAAATATGGCTGGTGTTGCTGCTGGGTTGTCAATGGTTGGGTATAATGTATATATTTATTCAATAGGTAATTTTCCTACTTTGCGATGTATTGAGCAAATACGAAATGATATTGCTTATTATAAAGGAAATGTGAAAATAGTTTCCGTGGGTGCAGGTTATGCTTATGGAAGTCAGGGGGTTTCACATCATGCAACGGAAGAATTAGGAATGATGCGTTCCATTCCTAATATAGTTGTTTGTTCCCCCTGTGATCCAATAGAAGCAAGGTGTATAACTATGATTTCAGCGAATTATGATGGGCCTATGTACTTGCGTTTGGGGAAAGCGGGGGAGGTTGTTATACATGAACAGTTTGTTCAAGATTTGAATATTGGAGATATTTTACCCGTGCTAAAAACAGATGGAACTGAAAAAGTGATTCTGTCGAGTGGTTCGATTTTAGGTGATGCTTTAAAAAGTGCCAAGGAAAAAGGTGTAGATATATACAGTATTCCATTTGTTAAGCCGTTGAATAAGTGCCAAATGGTAGATATTGCAAATCGTTATTCAGATATTACAATTTTGGAAGAAAATCAGAAAAGTTGTGGTGTTGGTTCTGCAGTAATAGAAGTAATAAGTGATTTGTATTGTACAGGGGAAATTCATCGATTCCCTAAAATTAAGAGAATTGCAATAGAAGATCAATTCTATCATTTATCTGGTTCACAGAGCTATTTGAGGAAACAAGCGGGATTGGTGCTATAA
- a CDS encoding glycosyltransferase family 2 protein, with amino-acid sequence MENNPPLLSIYIPTYNRPEKIQIQVRRLLPQLSSHVVLYVIDNHSDQPVCDLFSDEEREYVNIIRNDINVGGDANIARCFEYCSTKLLWVLGDDDPVVENAVDVIFDTYFSQGDSVFYYNFGRPYDAVTTGFDEFCLKHTTRAEFSSSFMMSKCVYNISLFKSDVMIYYKYVSCMIGTLITVLKCLEYDNKKKCLFSSRSLIVYNDQDIHWSIEDYIIKTQLIFDIFKKREYRMLQRTLFKPLGEVYISHLFTLCRNKKISCFTFFHLFRIVRCRLGCFRLFTKYLPSILNEVFKRIFPSSFYEVVKRKAMKYKMFN; translated from the coding sequence ATGGAGAATAATCCACCGTTATTATCAATTTATATTCCTACATATAATAGGCCCGAGAAGATTCAAATACAGGTACGTAGGTTACTTCCTCAATTATCTTCCCATGTGGTTTTGTATGTGATAGATAATCATTCGGATCAGCCCGTGTGTGACCTATTTTCTGATGAAGAACGAGAATATGTTAATATTATCAGGAATGATATTAATGTGGGGGGAGATGCTAATATTGCTCGTTGTTTTGAATATTGTTCTACTAAGTTGTTGTGGGTTTTGGGGGATGATGATCCTGTTGTGGAAAATGCTGTTGACGTTATTTTCGATACTTATTTTAGTCAAGGGGATAGTGTTTTCTACTATAATTTTGGACGTCCTTATGATGCTGTAACGACAGGATTTGATGAATTTTGTTTGAAACATACAACACGGGCTGAGTTTTCTAGTTCTTTTATGATGTCTAAATGTGTTTATAATATATCGTTGTTTAAATCGGATGTTATGATATATTATAAATATGTTTCATGTATGATCGGGACTCTTATTACTGTTTTGAAATGTTTAGAATATGATAACAAGAAGAAATGTTTGTTTTCGTCACGGAGTTTGATTGTATATAATGATCAGGATATTCATTGGAGTATAGAAGATTATATTATAAAGACACAGTTGATTTTTGATATTTTTAAAAAGAGGGAGTATAGAATGTTGCAACGAACTCTTTTTAAGCCATTGGGGGAAGTTTATATCTCTCATTTGTTTACGTTGTGTCGTAATAAAAAAATATCTTGTTTTACGTTCTTTCATTTATTCAGAATTGTCCGATGTAGGTTAGGGTGTTTTAGGTTGTTCACTAAATATTTGCCCTCTATTTTGAATGAGGTGTTTAAAAGGATTTTTCCTTCGTCTTTTTATGAGGTTGTGAAGAGAAAAGCTATGAAATATAAAATGTTTAATTAA
- a CDS encoding lipopolysaccharide biosynthesis protein, translating to MGILQLLDRVKIKLGIDKSIFFTSCTRIIQAIGGVVAIVFVARYLTGVEQGFYYTFGSIVAIQVFFELGLNGIITQYVAHENSHLTWESPISVVGERRYLSRLSSLLHFSIKWYLCFAGILLLILVIVGFVFFYRYGNDDQVVWQLPWILLAIGTALNLLLAPILAFLEGLGKVKDVAKIRLFQQSIGLFVICGGLVFGFHLYVLGVNCVITGLFLIFAIYFSDFRQMLLRVWRESVVERVDYKKEIFPYQWKIALSWISGYFIFQLFNPVLFATEGAVVAGQMGMTLAALNGIQALSISWMSTKVPLYSGLIAKKQFVQLDSIFNKTLKQSSFINACLLIIMFLTIWVVRYFDITVGGISIGDRFLSYLPLTFMMMAILLNQVVSSWATYLRCHKKEPFLVNSVVGGGLCALSTIVLGRYFGILGMTGGYSVITLIMFFWAYRIFKIRKYEWHGE from the coding sequence ATGGGCATTTTACAGTTATTGGATAGAGTAAAAATAAAGTTAGGGATTGATAAATCTATTTTTTTTACTTCTTGTACTAGAATTATTCAGGCTATAGGGGGAGTTGTTGCTATCGTTTTTGTTGCTAGGTATTTAACAGGGGTAGAACAAGGTTTTTATTATACTTTTGGTAGTATTGTTGCTATTCAGGTTTTTTTTGAATTAGGTTTGAATGGTATTATAACTCAATATGTGGCTCATGAAAATTCTCATTTGACTTGGGAAAGTCCTATATCTGTTGTTGGAGAGAGAAGGTATTTATCACGATTATCGTCTTTGCTGCATTTTAGTATAAAATGGTATTTGTGTTTTGCAGGGATATTGTTGTTGATTTTAGTCATTGTAGGTTTTGTTTTTTTCTATCGATATGGTAATGATGATCAGGTTGTTTGGCAGTTGCCGTGGATTCTTTTGGCTATTGGGACAGCTTTAAATTTGCTCTTAGCTCCAATTCTTGCATTTCTAGAGGGGTTGGGTAAAGTAAAAGATGTAGCAAAAATCAGGTTATTTCAGCAGTCTATAGGCTTATTTGTTATATGTGGCGGGTTGGTATTCGGATTTCATCTTTACGTGTTGGGGGTTAACTGTGTCATAACGGGGCTATTTTTGATTTTTGCTATTTATTTTAGCGACTTTCGGCAAATGCTTTTAAGGGTATGGAGAGAGTCTGTTGTTGAAAGAGTGGATTATAAAAAGGAGATATTTCCATATCAATGGAAGATAGCTTTAAGTTGGATTAGTGGATATTTTATTTTTCAATTGTTTAATCCGGTGTTGTTTGCAACGGAAGGAGCTGTGGTAGCGGGTCAAATGGGAATGACTTTGGCTGCTTTAAATGGAATACAAGCATTGTCAATCAGTTGGATGAGTACGAAAGTTCCTTTATATTCCGGATTGATTGCTAAAAAGCAATTTGTTCAGTTGGATTCGATATTCAATAAGACACTGAAGCAGAGTAGTTTTATCAATGCTTGTTTGTTGATTATTATGTTTTTGACTATTTGGGTTGTTCGTTATTTTGATATCACGGTAGGAGGAATAAGTATTGGAGATCGTTTTTTGAGTTATTTGCCCTTAACGTTCATGATGATGGCAATATTGTTGAATCAAGTGGTCAGTTCATGGGCTACTTATTTGAGATGTCATAAGAAAGAACCTTTTTTGGTAAATTCTGTTGTCGGCGGTGGTTTATGTGCGTTGTCAACCATTGTGTTAGGTCGGTATTTTGGTATTTTGGGTATGACGGGAGGGTATAGTGTTATCACGTTAATTATGTTTTTTTGGGCGTATCGAATTTTTAAAATTAGAAAATATGAATGGCATGGAGAATAA
- a CDS encoding transketolase — MDIGKCEDFAKDIRRMSLQLAHNANSSHSGGALSMSDILAVLYSGIIHVTPETVDSPNRDRFVLSKGHCCASLYATLGLRGFLSLDELLEGYGKDGTVYFSHVSHHLNGVEVSSGSLGHGLPVAAGLALGSIASKTAFDVYCLTGDGELDEGSNWEAIMFAAQNELSNLCLIVDYNKIQSLGNVKDIIDLAPLADKFKAFNWKVVEIDGHDCKEIADAFSIFKNEHKKPTVIIGNTIKGKGVSYMENQLMWHYKAPNDVQLKQAMEELK; from the coding sequence ATGGATATAGGTAAATGTGAAGATTTTGCAAAAGATATTCGTAGGATGTCTTTGCAGCTTGCGCATAATGCTAATTCCTCACATTCTGGTGGTGCACTTTCGATGAGTGATATATTGGCTGTTTTGTATTCAGGTATTATTCATGTGACACCAGAAACGGTTGATTCGCCTAACCGAGATCGGTTTGTGTTGAGCAAAGGTCATTGTTGTGCATCGTTGTATGCAACATTGGGGTTGAGGGGCTTTTTGTCGTTGGATGAACTTTTGGAAGGATACGGGAAAGATGGAACCGTTTATTTTTCACATGTGAGTCATCATTTGAATGGTGTAGAGGTTTCGTCCGGTAGTTTAGGACATGGATTGCCTGTTGCAGCAGGTCTGGCATTAGGTAGTATCGCTTCCAAGACTGCTTTTGATGTGTATTGCCTTACTGGGGATGGAGAGTTGGACGAAGGATCTAATTGGGAGGCGATTATGTTTGCCGCTCAGAATGAACTGTCTAATTTATGTCTAATTGTGGATTATAATAAAATACAGAGTTTGGGCAATGTGAAAGATATTATTGATTTAGCTCCTTTGGCCGATAAATTTAAGGCATTTAATTGGAAGGTGGTTGAGATTGATGGTCACGACTGCAAAGAGATTGCAGATGCTTTTTCCATATTTAAAAATGAGCATAAAAAGCCGACCGTGATTATTGGAAATACAATTAAGGGTAAGGGTGTTAGCTATATGGAAAATCAGTTGATGTGGCATTATAAGGCTCCCAACGATGTACAATTAAAACAAGCGATGGAGGAATTGAAATGA
- a CDS encoding Gfo/Idh/MocA family oxidoreductase, whose amino-acid sequence MKNFALIGVAGYIAPRHLRAIKDTGNRLVAAYDKFDSVGIMDSFFPEASFFTEMELFDRYCSRIKGDDNRVDMVSVCTPNYLHDAHIRYGLRLGADVICEKPLVLNPWNIDALAEVERETGHKVNNILQLRLHDSIKALKKRIDEGPKDKVYDVDLTYITSRGNWYYTSWKGDERKSGGVATNIGVHFYDMLTWVFGGVKENIVHVKSHDRVAGYLELERARVRYFLSINADNLPENAVEGEKRTYRSIRIEGEEFEFSNGFTELHTESYKHVLSGEGFGLDEVRNCINIVHHIRNAEPIGLKGDYHPLAKLPLVKHPFGWTR is encoded by the coding sequence ATGAAGAATTTTGCTTTGATCGGGGTGGCCGGTTACATCGCTCCCCGTCATTTACGTGCCATAAAAGACACGGGTAATCGTTTGGTCGCGGCTTACGACAAGTTTGACAGCGTGGGAATCATGGATAGTTTCTTTCCCGAAGCGTCCTTTTTCACGGAGATGGAATTGTTCGATCGTTATTGTTCCCGGATAAAGGGTGATGATAACCGGGTAGACATGGTTTCCGTCTGTACACCTAACTACTTGCATGACGCTCATATCCGTTACGGGTTACGCTTGGGTGCTGACGTGATCTGCGAGAAACCGCTGGTGTTGAACCCGTGGAATATCGATGCTTTGGCCGAGGTGGAACGGGAAACCGGGCACAAGGTGAACAACATCCTTCAACTTCGCTTGCATGACTCGATCAAGGCCTTGAAAAAACGAATAGACGAGGGTCCGAAAGATAAAGTTTACGACGTGGATTTGACTTATATCACTTCTCGCGGTAACTGGTATTACACGAGCTGGAAAGGTGACGAGCGCAAGAGTGGAGGCGTGGCAACGAATATCGGTGTTCATTTTTACGACATGTTGACATGGGTTTTCGGAGGGGTAAAGGAGAACATCGTTCACGTGAAGAGCCATGACCGTGTAGCCGGGTATTTGGAGCTAGAACGTGCTCGTGTTCGTTATTTCTTGAGCATAAATGCCGATAACCTACCGGAGAATGCCGTGGAGGGAGAGAAACGCACCTATCGTTCCATCCGTATCGAGGGTGAGGAGTTCGAGTTTAGTAACGGTTTCACGGAGTTACACACGGAGAGTTACAAGCACGTTCTTTCTGGTGAAGGTTTCGGTTTGGATGAGGTTCGTAATTGTATAAATATCGTTCATCATATCCGTAACGCTGAACCGATAGGTTTGAAAGGTGATTATCACCCGCTGGCTAAACTACCTCTCGTGAAACATCCTTTCGGTTGGACGAGATAA
- the rfbG gene encoding CDP-glucose 4,6-dehydratase, producing MDIDIFDNFYKGKRVLVTGHTGFKGSWLSIWLHELGAEVIGVAKDPLSGRDNFVLSGVGKKMKADLRADIRDGELMKTIFHKYQPEIVFHLAAQPLVRLSYEIPVETYEVNVMGSIHVMEAIRATPSVKVGVMITTDKCYENKEQIWGYRENEAMGGYDPYSSSKGAAEIMIASWRRSFFNPEQFEKHGKSIASVRAGNVIGGGDWALDRIIPDCIRALEDDRPIIIRSPQSIRPWQHVLEPLGGYMMLAQRMWNEPTQYCEGWNFGPKTESISTVWDIATRVVASYGKGMLKDLSDPHVLHEAKLLMLDISKAKFKLGWEPRMNIEETVALTMDWYRKYKIMNGYDLCVEQINEYVAK from the coding sequence ATGGATATTGATATATTTGATAATTTTTATAAAGGTAAGCGTGTGCTTGTTACAGGGCATACCGGTTTTAAAGGTTCGTGGCTTTCTATTTGGTTGCATGAATTGGGTGCAGAAGTGATAGGTGTGGCTAAAGATCCGTTGTCGGGGCGAGATAATTTTGTACTTTCTGGAGTTGGAAAAAAAATGAAAGCCGATTTAAGGGCTGATATTCGTGATGGTGAATTGATGAAAACTATTTTTCATAAATATCAACCTGAAATTGTTTTTCACCTTGCGGCACAGCCTCTTGTAAGGTTAAGTTATGAAATTCCCGTAGAAACGTATGAGGTTAATGTTATGGGTTCTATTCATGTGATGGAAGCTATCCGTGCGACTCCTAGTGTTAAGGTCGGTGTGATGATAACTACAGATAAGTGTTATGAAAATAAAGAACAAATCTGGGGCTATCGTGAAAATGAGGCGATGGGAGGGTATGATCCTTATTCTAGTAGCAAAGGGGCTGCGGAGATAATGATCGCATCTTGGCGGCGTTCTTTTTTTAATCCAGAACAATTTGAAAAACATGGAAAATCGATAGCCAGTGTACGTGCTGGTAATGTGATTGGTGGTGGCGATTGGGCCTTGGATAGAATTATACCAGATTGTATAAGAGCTTTGGAGGACGATCGTCCTATTATTATTCGTAGCCCTCAATCTATTCGTCCATGGCAGCATGTGCTTGAGCCACTCGGTGGTTACATGATGTTGGCTCAAAGAATGTGGAATGAACCAACTCAGTATTGTGAGGGGTGGAATTTTGGACCTAAGACGGAATCTATATCAACTGTTTGGGATATTGCAACTAGAGTGGTTGCCAGTTATGGTAAGGGTATGTTGAAAGATTTATCTGATCCGCATGTTTTGCATGAGGCTAAATTATTAATGTTGGATATTAGTAAGGCTAAATTTAAGCTCGGTTGGGAACCGCGAATGAATATCGAGGAGACGGTTGCCTTGACTATGGACTGGTATAGGAAATATAAAATAATGAATGGATATGATTTGTGTGTTGAGCAAATCAATGAATATGTAGCAAAATGA
- a CDS encoding UpxY family transcription antiterminator, whose product MLKLSDNELHWYVANTCRQEKKIKQRLDSMGIENFIPFQQIARKIHGVDKLIEVPVIPNLVFIHTTLKTCMSLIQEYAFDMRYLRDRETGNFLIVPDKQMNDFMFLLDFSKEMVEVVNENLKKGDKVRVIKGDFAGIEGELIRVKGHKRVVVRLEGVVSLATAYIPGSFLEKIE is encoded by the coding sequence ATGCTTAAATTATCCGATAACGAGCTACATTGGTATGTTGCAAATACTTGTCGTCAGGAGAAAAAGATAAAACAGCGTTTGGATAGCATGGGGATTGAGAATTTCATTCCGTTCCAACAAATTGCACGAAAAATTCATGGTGTTGATAAATTAATAGAAGTACCGGTTATTCCTAATCTGGTATTTATTCATACAACCTTAAAAACTTGCATGTCATTGATTCAAGAATATGCTTTTGATATGCGTTATTTGAGGGATCGGGAAACGGGAAACTTCTTGATTGTTCCCGATAAACAGATGAATGATTTTATGTTCTTGCTTGACTTCTCCAAGGAAATGGTGGAGGTGGTGAACGAGAATCTGAAAAAAGGCGATAAAGTACGTGTCATAAAAGGAGATTTTGCCGGGATCGAAGGAGAATTGATCCGGGTGAAAGGTCATAAAAGAGTGGTCGTAAGGCTGGAAGGGGTCGTGTCTTTAGCTACAGCGTATATTCCTGGTAGTTTTCTGGAAAAGATAGAATAG
- a CDS encoding nucleotide sugar dehydrogenase, with protein sequence MYNKLVNKEARLALVGLGYVGLPIALEFAKRISVIGFDINEDRLAKMRQGVDPCKELDHAAFEEADIKFTSSIDELREASFFIVAVPTPIDRHNQPDLTPLLSATRSVAHALKRGDYVVYESTVYPGCTEEDCLPILEEISGLKAGVDFKIGYSPERINPGEKVHTLPNTIKIVSGCDGEALDVIAKVYELVVKPGVHRAPNIKVAEAAKIIENTQRDVNIALMNELSIIFSRIGINTYDVLEAAGTKWNFLKFYPGLVGGHCIGVDPYYLVYKASELKYHTQIISAGRFINDTMGGYIAKKLVKKLIGMGKGVLGARVLVMGMTFKENVADIRNSKVVDIINELKDFGVDVDVVDAHADSEEVKQVYGFGLIEKPRNNYDAVIVAVSHDAYKDLDEKYFKSLTYDNAVLVDVKGMYRGKINELKYWSL encoded by the coding sequence ATGTATAATAAACTAGTGAATAAAGAAGCCAGGCTGGCGCTTGTCGGTTTAGGCTACGTGGGTTTGCCCATCGCGTTAGAGTTCGCCAAGAGAATTTCTGTTATCGGTTTTGATATCAACGAGGATCGTCTTGCCAAGATGCGGCAGGGGGTAGATCCTTGTAAAGAGCTGGATCATGCCGCCTTTGAAGAGGCAGATATAAAATTTACCTCCTCTATTGACGAGTTACGGGAGGCTTCATTCTTTATCGTGGCCGTACCGACCCCTATAGATCGCCATAATCAACCGGACTTGACACCGTTGTTAAGCGCGACTCGTTCCGTGGCTCACGCCTTGAAAAGAGGGGATTACGTGGTTTACGAGTCAACGGTTTACCCCGGTTGTACAGAGGAGGATTGCTTGCCGATCCTGGAAGAGATTTCCGGCTTGAAAGCGGGAGTTGATTTTAAAATTGGTTACTCACCGGAACGTATCAACCCCGGAGAGAAGGTTCACACGTTACCTAACACGATCAAGATCGTATCGGGCTGTGACGGGGAGGCCTTGGATGTCATCGCTAAAGTTTACGAGCTCGTGGTTAAACCGGGAGTTCATCGAGCCCCGAATATCAAGGTGGCGGAAGCGGCAAAGATTATCGAGAACACGCAACGGGACGTGAACATCGCCTTGATGAACGAGTTGTCGATTATTTTTAGCCGAATCGGAATCAACACGTATGATGTGTTGGAAGCTGCCGGAACGAAATGGAATTTTTTGAAGTTCTACCCGGGATTGGTGGGGGGACATTGTATAGGTGTTGACCCTTATTACCTGGTGTACAAGGCAAGCGAGTTAAAATATCACACGCAGATTATCAGTGCGGGTCGCTTTATTAATGACACGATGGGAGGGTACATCGCTAAAAAATTGGTGAAGAAGTTGATTGGCATGGGCAAGGGGGTTCTCGGGGCTCGAGTACTCGTGATGGGAATGACCTTCAAGGAGAACGTGGCTGATATTCGTAACTCGAAGGTGGTTGATATTATCAACGAGTTAAAGGATTTTGGCGTTGATGTTGATGTGGTTGACGCTCATGCAGATTCGGAAGAGGTGAAACAGGTGTACGGTTTCGGGTTGATCGAGAAGCCGAGGAATAATTATGATGCGGTGATCGTGGCTGTTTCTCATGATGCTTACAAGGATTTGGACGAGAAGTATTTCAAGTCGTTGACTTATGATAACGCGGTATTGGTGGATGTGAAGGGGATGTATAGAGGAAAAATTAATGAATTAAAATATTGGAGTTTGTAA
- a CDS encoding NAD-dependent epimerase/dehydratase family protein, with amino-acid sequence MKIFITGASGFIGSYLLHILVEQKHKVLSLKREFSDLYRVADIKDSVTWVNIESDWEGEVIAFQPDVIFNLAWNGVGASQRTNWDEQLRNIVTQQMLLNIATMCNTKKFIGIGSQAEYGAFENKIDETYHVHPNSAYGAVKNASFVLMRTFCELNGIEWYWFRVFPCFGPMEADNWLIPSLIKNICSSSEMDLTPGEQRLAYLYVEEVAKSIASVLNVIGKSGIYNICSDNLISLKDLVIKIKDKINPLFKLNFGALPYRPGQCMYMVGDTKRLAENMYKIDTSDFERHLEETIDYYLKYYKYGYR; translated from the coding sequence ATGAAAATATTTATTACTGGAGCGTCTGGTTTTATAGGATCGTATTTGTTACACATTTTAGTGGAACAGAAACATAAGGTTCTTTCTTTAAAACGTGAATTTTCCGATTTATATCGTGTTGCAGATATTAAAGATTCTGTGACGTGGGTCAATATTGAAAGTGATTGGGAAGGGGAGGTCATAGCGTTTCAACCTGATGTTATATTTAATTTGGCTTGGAATGGAGTTGGTGCTAGTCAAAGGACGAACTGGGATGAGCAGCTCCGTAATATAGTGACGCAACAAATGTTGTTAAATATTGCAACAATGTGTAATACAAAAAAATTTATAGGAATTGGTTCGCAGGCTGAATATGGAGCATTTGAAAATAAAATTGACGAAACTTATCATGTCCATCCAAACTCTGCATACGGAGCGGTTAAAAATGCTTCATTCGTGTTGATGCGGACTTTTTGTGAATTGAATGGTATTGAATGGTATTGGTTTAGGGTTTTTCCTTGTTTTGGACCCATGGAGGCTGACAATTGGTTGATTCCATCATTGATTAAAAATATATGTTCGTCTTCTGAGATGGATTTGACTCCGGGAGAGCAGCGGTTAGCTTATTTATACGTTGAAGAAGTGGCTAAGTCTATTGCCAGTGTTTTGAATGTGATTGGCAAATCAGGTATTTATAATATCTGTTCGGATAATTTAATATCATTGAAAGATTTAGTGATAAAAATTAAAGATAAAATAAATCCATTATTTAAATTGAATTTTGGAGCTCTTCCATACAGACCGGGGCAATGTATGTACATGGTGGGTGATACGAAGCGTTTGGCCGAAAATATGTATAAGATTGATACTTCTGATTTTGAACGACATTTAGAGGAAACAATTGATTATTATTTAAAATATTATAAATATGGATATAGGTAA